A single region of the Nicotiana sylvestris chromosome 6, ASM39365v2, whole genome shotgun sequence genome encodes:
- the LOC104210456 gene encoding probable glutathione S-transferase gives MAGEVVLLDAYVSMFGMRARIALAEKGIQYEYKEQDLSNKSSLLLQLNPIHKKIPVLIHNGKPVCESLIIVQYIDEVWKDKSPLMPTDPYKRAQARFWADFIDKKVYDSGRRIWTTKGEDQETAKKEFIECLKLLEGELGDKPYFGGEIFGFLDVALIPYYSWFPTYEKCGNFSIEAKCPKLVAWTKKCVQKESVAKSLAESDKVYDFALQMKQRLGIA, from the exons ATGGCTGGAGAAGTTGTTCTTTTGGATGCCTATGTGAGCATGTTTGGGATGAGGGCTAGAATTGCACTAGCTGAAAAGGGTATTCAGTATGAATACAAGGAGCAAGATTTGAGTAACAAAAGTTCACTTCTACTACAATTGAACCCAATTCATAAGAAAATCCCAGTCTTGATCCACAATGGAAAACCAGTTTGTGAGTCCTTAATTATCGTTCAGTATATAGATGAGGTTTGGAAGGATAAATCCCCTTTGATGCCCACTGATCCTTATAAGAGAGCACAAGCTAGGTTCTGGGCTGATTTTATTGACAAAAAG GTATATGACAGTGGAAGGAGAATATGGACTACAAAAGGAGAGGACCAAGAAACAGCCAAGAAAGAATTTATAGAGTGCCTAAAATTGTTGGAAGGAGAGTTGGGAGACAAGCCATACTTTGGTGGGGAAATCTTTGGATTTTTGGACGTGGCACTAATTCCTTATTATAGCTGGTTCCCTACTTATGAAAAATGTGGAAATTTTAGCATAGAGGCAAAGTGTCCAAAGTTGGTGGCATGGACCAAGAAATGTGTGCAAAAAGAGAGTGTTGCCAAATCTCTTGCTGAATCAGACAAAGTTTACGACTTTGCTCTGCAGATGAAACAACGTTTGGGCATTGCTTAG